The Lycium ferocissimum isolate CSIRO_LF1 chromosome 1, AGI_CSIRO_Lferr_CH_V1, whole genome shotgun sequence genome includes a region encoding these proteins:
- the LOC132058599 gene encoding inositol-tetrakisphosphate 1-kinase 1-like isoform X2, producing MKYMNVLIIDSLEAIERLHNRISMLQVATELEIKCETVSFGIPKQTVVYDAKIVSASYLESEGLKFPVIAKPLVADGSAKSHKMLLVFNKDGLSKLKPPIVLQEFVNHGAVIFKVYVVGDYVKCVKRKSLPDVTEENKLESYLSFSQVSNLNTCEKNDDKYYKLMNLDDAELPPLSFLTDIARGLRRATKLYLFNFDLIRDNRVGNRYLIIDINYFPGYAKMPNYESVMTDFFWDVLNKNDKGFESLEKSSCEKEVRMLVGNKGYGEDEGTLPVSPLKREEKDNTIQV from the exons atgaaatatatgaatgttttgattattgatTCGCTTGAAGCGATTGAGCGGTTACATAATCGGATTTCCATGCTTCAG GTAGCTACTGAGCTGGAAATTAAGTGTGAGACGGTGTCATTTGGGATTCCTAAACAGACTGTTGTTTATGATGCGAAAATTGTATCGGCGAGTTACCTTGAGAGTGAAGGATTGAAGTTTCCGGTGATTGCGAAACCTTTGGTGGCTGATGGAAGTGCGAAATCGCATAAGATGCTGTTGGTGTTTAACAAAGATGGTTTGAGTAAATTGAAACCACCTATAGTTTTGCAGGAGTTTGTGAATCATGGTGCTGTGATTTTTAAGGTATATGTGGTTGGTGATTATGTGAAATGTGTGAAGAGGAAGTCGTTACCTGATGTGACCGAGGAGAACAAGTTAGAGAGTTATTTGTCATTTTCACAGGTTTCGAATCTGAACACTTGTGAAAAGAATGATGATAAGTACTATAAgctgatgaatttggatgatgcTGAATTGCCACCGTTGAGTTTTTTGACGGATATAGCGAGAGGGCTTAGACGAGCTACGAAATTGTATTTGTTCAATTTTGATTTGATTAGGGATAATAGGGTTGGAAATAGATACCTTATTATTGACATTAACTATTTCCCTGGGTATGCAAAGATGCCGAATTACGAGAGTGTGATGACAGACTTTTTCTGGGATGTGTTGAATAAGAACGATAAGGGTTTCGAGAGTTTAGAGAAGAGTAGTTGTGAAAAGGAGGTCAGGATGTTAGTTGGGAATAAGGGGTATGGTGAGGATGAAGGGACACTACCGGTTTCACCTCTTAAGAGGGAAGAAAAGGATAACACTATTCAGGTCTAA
- the LOC132058599 gene encoding inositol-tetrakisphosphate 1-kinase 1-like isoform X1, translated as MIRFSIGYALAPKKQASFIQVSLVNLAKEKGIDLIKIDMDKPLIEQGPFDCVLHKLYGQDWKKQLEEYALKYPNVLIIDSLDAIERLHNRISMLQVATELEIKCETVSFGIPKQTVVYDAKIVSASYLESEGLKFPVIAKPLVADGSAKSHKMLLVFNKDGLSKLKPPIVLQEFVNHGAVIFKVYVVGDYVKCVKRKSLPDVTEENKLESYLSFSQVSNLNTCEKNDDKYYKLMNLDDAELPPLSFLTDIARGLRRATKLYLFNFDLIRDNRVGNRYLIIDINYFPGYAKMPNYESVMTDFFWDVLNKNDKGFESLEKSSCEKEVRMLVGNKGYGEDEGTLPVSPLKREEKDNTIQV; from the exons atgattcgaTTCAGTATAGGTTATGCTTTAGCACCGAAAAAGCAAGCTAGTTTCATACAAGTATCGCTAGTTAACTTAGCGAAAGAAAAAGGAATCGATCTAATTAAGATCGATATGGATAAGCCTTTAATCGAACAAGGACCGTTCGATTGTGTGTTACATAAGTTGTACGGTCAGGATTGGAAGAAGCAATTGGAAGAATATGCTTTGAAATATCcaaatgttttgattattgatTCGCTTGATGCTATTGAGCGGTTACATAATCGGATTTCCATGCTTCAG GTAGCTACTGAGCTGGAAATTAAGTGTGAGACGGTGTCATTTGGGATTCCTAAACAGACTGTTGTTTATGATGCGAAAATTGTATCGGCGAGTTACCTTGAGAGTGAAGGATTGAAGTTTCCGGTGATTGCGAAACCTTTGGTGGCTGATGGAAGTGCGAAATCGCATAAGATGCTGTTGGTGTTTAACAAAGATGGTTTGAGTAAATTGAAACCACCTATAGTTTTGCAGGAGTTTGTGAATCATGGTGCTGTGATTTTTAAGGTATATGTGGTTGGTGATTATGTGAAATGTGTGAAGAGGAAGTCGTTACCTGATGTGACCGAGGAGAACAAGTTAGAGAGTTATTTGTCATTTTCACAGGTTTCGAATCTGAACACTTGTGAAAAGAATGATGATAAGTACTATAAgctgatgaatttggatgatgcTGAATTGCCACCGTTGAGTTTTTTGACGGATATAGCGAGAGGGCTTAGACGAGCTACGAAATTGTATTTGTTCAATTTTGATTTGATTAGGGATAATAGGGTTGGAAATAGATACCTTATTATTGACATTAACTATTTCCCTGGGTATGCAAAGATGCCGAATTACGAGAGTGTGATGACAGACTTTTTCTGGGATGTGTTGAATAAGAACGATAAGGGTTTCGAGAGTTTAGAGAAGAGTAGTTGTGAAAAGGAGGTCAGGATGTTAGTTGGGAATAAGGGGTATGGTGAGGATGAAGGGACACTACCGGTTTCACCTCTTAAGAGGGAAGAAAAGGATAACACTATTCAGGTCTAA